The following are from one region of the Clostridiisalibacter paucivorans DSM 22131 genome:
- a CDS encoding MATE family efflux transporter, translating into MEMNEKRAKMMGEENISKLLMKLGLPAILAMLVNAIYNVVDTMFVGMLNNTSAIAAVSVVFPIFMLIGAVGLTFGVGAASYISRLLGENNKLQADKSASTAFFSSLLSGIIFAIIGLIFIRPILKAFGATDTIIPYAIDYARILISGSIFTMLNMTMNNMIRAEGNAKYSMIGIMMGAIFNIVLDPIFMFKFNMGIKGAALATVIAQIFSFIYLLRYYLFDKSYVKISIKYIKISKKIYGEIMKIGTPTFARQFLTSMAFGMINLGAKPYGDGAVAAIGITMRVISIGYFVVFGYSQGFQPVAGYNYGARKYERMFESIKKSIVWTTIFTSSLALVFALGAKGIIGVFSDDPQVIEVGVKALKYLCLFYPLFGYQNVNATLFQALGKGREAMILSISRQGLFLMPAVWILPKFFGLDGVLISQPVADLLTIIVTFVLSTRTMKSLKEECKNYNISSNNTVTVN; encoded by the coding sequence ATGGAAATGAATGAAAAAAGAGCCAAAATGATGGGAGAAGAAAATATATCTAAATTATTAATGAAATTAGGCCTTCCTGCAATATTGGCAATGCTTGTAAATGCTATTTATAATGTGGTGGATACCATGTTTGTGGGAATGCTTAACAATACCAGTGCTATAGCTGCAGTATCGGTAGTATTTCCCATATTTATGCTTATAGGAGCTGTAGGATTGACCTTTGGAGTAGGTGCAGCTTCTTATATATCTAGATTATTAGGTGAAAATAATAAACTTCAAGCAGATAAGAGTGCTTCAACTGCTTTTTTTAGTAGTTTACTTTCAGGTATTATATTTGCAATTATAGGGCTTATATTTATAAGGCCTATATTAAAGGCATTTGGAGCCACAGATACTATAATCCCCTATGCCATTGACTATGCAAGAATATTAATTTCAGGATCTATATTTACCATGCTGAATATGACTATGAATAATATGATTAGGGCAGAAGGAAATGCCAAATATAGTATGATAGGCATTATGATGGGAGCAATATTTAATATTGTGTTAGACCCTATATTTATGTTTAAATTTAATATGGGAATAAAAGGTGCAGCATTGGCTACAGTTATAGCCCAGATATTTTCTTTTATATATTTGCTCAGATATTATTTATTTGACAAAAGCTATGTAAAGATTTCTATAAAATATATAAAAATATCTAAAAAGATATATGGAGAAATAATGAAAATAGGCACTCCCACGTTTGCTAGACAGTTTTTGACAAGTATGGCGTTTGGAATGATAAATCTAGGTGCAAAGCCATATGGAGACGGAGCAGTAGCGGCTATAGGTATTACAATGAGGGTTATTTCTATTGGATATTTTGTTGTATTTGGATATAGCCAAGGGTTTCAACCAGTGGCAGGATACAATTATGGAGCGAGAAAATATGAAAGAATGTTTGAATCCATAAAGAAGTCTATTGTATGGACTACTATATTTACTTCATCTTTAGCCCTAGTATTTGCATTGGGAGCAAAGGGTATAATAGGAGTATTTTCAGATGATCCTCAGGTTATAGAAGTGGGGGTCAAGGCATTGAAATATCTATGTCTCTTTTATCCACTATTTGGATATCAAAATGTAAATGCAACATTATTTCAAGCATTGGGCAAAGGCAGAGAGGCCATGATACTTTCTATTAGTAGACAGGGTTTGTTTTTAATGCCAGCAGTATGGATATTGCCAAAATTCTTTGGATTAGATGGGGTATTGATAAGTCAACCAGTAGCAGATCTATTGACTATTATAGTGACATTTGTATTGTCTACTAGAACTATGAAA